The Kribbella shirazensis genomic interval TACATCAGCATCCAGGTCTTGGCGCCCATGCGGCCTTTCTACCGGATGACGCGGTAGTGGAGGTGGGTGACGCGGTTGCCTTCGACGACTCGGGGGTTGTCGAGGAGGACGGTGGGGCCAACGTAGTCGCCGAAGAAGCGGCGGCCGGTACCGAGGAGGGCGGGGACGAGGCTGTAGGCGATCTCGTCGACGAGGCCGGCGGCGAGGGCCTGGCCGGTGAGGTTGCCGCCGGTGATGGTGACGTCGGCGTCCCCGGCGTACGCCTTGGCCTGTGCGACCGCTTCCTCGATGCCGTTGACGAACGTGAACGGCGCGTCGGGGAACGGCCAGTCGGACGGAGGCTCGTGCGTGACGACGAAGACGTGTTCGCCGACCGCCGGTACGCCGTCCCAGCCGTTCGTGATGTCGAACAGCCGCCGCCCGATGATGCACGAACGCACCTTCGGCCAGGTGGATTCGATGTACTCCGCACTCGCCGGGCTGACCTGGAACGGCC includes:
- a CDS encoding dihydrofolate reductase family protein; the protein is MGNVIASAVVSLDGFVADTEDNIGPLFDWYYNGPVEVYGSDPGRPFQVSPASAEYIESTWPKVRSCIIGRRLFDITNGWDGVPAVGEHVFVVTHEPPSDWPFPDAPFTFVNGIEEAVAQAKAYAGDADVTITGGNLTGQALAAGLVDEIAYSLVPALLGTGRRFFGDYVGPTVLLDNPRVVEGNRVTHLHYRVIR